From one Silurus meridionalis isolate SWU-2019-XX chromosome 23, ASM1480568v1, whole genome shotgun sequence genomic stretch:
- the LOC124376636 gene encoding uncharacterized protein LOC124376636 yields the protein MISLFVALYSLLCLCTAVKTSDIKELHVRTVKSGEDVTIACDLSLIRDKSKVVWYRQSFGKVPQFFAKRYGTNNYTFTDGFNDNRFSITVNEHQFDLNIKNLREDDGGEYFCGEMEGTTIKFTSGTRLQFEDKEMKLCPSPGPGNKITGSVTHQGSNDGIKTHDKKISSTGSDPHQGSDSTTPERCDGQIHLFFLLSVLRVGVLALMMMIFPIVLIIFKLRSK from the exons ATGATCTCACTCTTTGTGGCGCTTTACTCTCTGCTTTGTCTCTGCACAGCTG taaaaacatcTGACATCAAGGAGCTTCACGTGAGAACAGTAAAGAGTGGAGAAGATGTAACTATAGCGTGTGATCTCAGTCTGATCAGAGACAAAAGTAAAGTAGTCTGGTACAGACAGAGTTTTGGAAAAGTGCCTCAGTTTTTTGCAAAACGTTACGGGACAAATAACTACACATTTACTGATGGATTTAATGATAATCGCTTCAGTATTACTGTAAATGAGCATCAGTTTGATCTCAACATTAAGAACCTGAGAGAAGATGATGGAGGAGAATATTTCTGTGGAGAAATGGAGGGAACTACAATAAAGTTCACATCTGGAACACGTCTGCAATTTGAAG ataaagagatgAAACTCTGTCCTTCACCTGGACCAGGAAACAAGATCACAGGTTCTGTTACACACCAGGGTTCAAACGATGGAATAAAAACACACGATAAAA AAATCAGTAGCACAGGTTCTGATCCACACCAGGGTTCAGACAGCACGACTCCAGAGC GTTGTGATGGTCAGATCCATCTGTTCTTCCTGCTCTCCGTTCTTAGAGTTGGAGTTCTTGCCCTCATGATGATGATTTTTCCAATCGTCCTGATTATTTTCAAATTGAGATCAAAGTAG